A single region of the Halopiger xanaduensis SH-6 genome encodes:
- a CDS encoding aminopeptidase: protein MSDSADSDADRRTAARTAVEQCLELESDESCVVVTDDKREPIGEVLYEVASEITDDATIVRYPPGEQHGAEPPAPVAAALAGADAFLAPTTKSLSHTRARSDATDEGARGATLPGITEEVFLTGLDADYDRIREECERMVDRVSGADEVRVTTDRGTDITFALGDRDWFDDTGDVSEPGAFSNLPAGEVFISPESAEGTYVVDGTMRPHGLLEEGQELEFVVEDGLVTEISDDEIRRQVEEAAEEVGDAAYNLAELGIGTNVGVTDLVGSVLLDEKAAGTVHIAIGDNAGIGGETEAPLHLDGIVRDPTVFVDGEEIELPTPSEQ from the coding sequence ATGTCCGATTCTGCGGATTCCGATGCCGACCGTCGAACGGCGGCCCGGACGGCCGTCGAGCAGTGTCTCGAACTCGAGTCCGACGAATCTTGCGTCGTCGTCACCGACGACAAGCGCGAACCCATCGGCGAAGTTCTCTACGAGGTCGCGAGCGAGATCACCGACGACGCGACGATCGTCCGCTACCCGCCGGGCGAGCAACACGGCGCCGAGCCGCCGGCACCCGTCGCGGCCGCACTCGCCGGTGCGGACGCCTTCCTCGCGCCGACGACGAAGAGCCTGAGCCACACCCGCGCCCGCTCCGACGCGACCGACGAGGGCGCTCGCGGCGCGACGCTGCCGGGAATCACCGAGGAGGTGTTCCTCACCGGCCTCGACGCCGACTACGACCGCATTCGCGAGGAGTGCGAACGGATGGTAGACCGGGTCTCCGGCGCCGACGAGGTCCGCGTTACGACCGACCGCGGAACCGACATCACGTTCGCGCTGGGCGATCGTGACTGGTTCGACGACACCGGCGACGTGAGCGAACCCGGCGCCTTCTCCAATCTCCCCGCCGGCGAGGTTTTCATCAGCCCCGAGTCCGCCGAGGGCACCTACGTCGTCGACGGAACGATGCGCCCCCACGGGCTGCTCGAGGAGGGACAGGAACTCGAGTTCGTCGTCGAGGACGGCCTCGTCACCGAGATTTCGGACGACGAGATCCGCCGGCAGGTGGAGGAGGCGGCCGAAGAGGTCGGCGACGCGGCCTACAACCTCGCCGAACTCGGCATCGGGACGAACGTCGGCGTCACCGACCTCGTGGGCTCCGTCCTGCTGGACGAGAAGGCCGCGGGGACGGTCCACATCGCCATCGGCGACAACGCCGGCATCGGCGGCGAGACGGAGGCGCCGCTGCACCTCGACGGTATCGTCCGTGATCCAACCGTCTTCGTCGACGGCGAGGAGATCGAACTGCCGACGCCGAGCGAGCAGTAG
- a CDS encoding phosphoglycerate kinase, whose translation MTTFKTLDDLEAGQQLLVRIDINAPVEDGVVQDNRRFARHAETLAELLENDHAVAVLAHQGRPGRDTFVSLEQHADILADHLDRDVDFVADTFGEDALTAIDDLESGDVLVLENARMCDEELPEEEPEVKAETEFVQTLAPEFDAYVNDAYSAAHRSHASLVGFPLVMDAYAGRVMEAEYTANSAIQEQEFDGPVTMVLGGTKAEDLIPVIERVDDTVDRFCLGGIVGELFLRAAGHDVGYDVEGTEFFDHQWEDHQETIERVLEEYGDRLHLASDLAYEDDGERAEEAVEDIEKETSYLDVGSDTADEYAGLVRESEAVFVKGALGVFEDERFADGTVDVLSAIAETDCFSVIGGGDTSRSIEMYGLEEDDFGHVSVAGGAYVRALTGEGLVGVDVLERAA comes from the coding sequence ATGACGACGTTCAAGACGCTCGACGACCTCGAGGCAGGACAGCAGCTACTGGTACGCATCGACATCAACGCCCCCGTCGAGGACGGGGTCGTTCAGGATAACCGCCGGTTCGCCCGCCACGCGGAGACGCTCGCGGAACTCCTCGAGAACGACCACGCGGTCGCCGTCCTCGCCCACCAGGGCCGGCCCGGCCGGGACACCTTCGTCTCGCTGGAGCAACACGCCGACATCCTCGCGGACCACCTCGACCGGGACGTCGACTTCGTCGCGGACACCTTCGGTGAGGACGCCCTTACGGCCATCGACGACCTCGAGTCCGGCGACGTGCTCGTGCTCGAGAACGCCCGGATGTGCGACGAGGAACTCCCCGAGGAGGAGCCCGAGGTCAAGGCCGAGACGGAGTTCGTCCAGACGCTGGCGCCCGAGTTCGACGCCTACGTCAACGACGCCTACTCGGCGGCCCACCGCTCGCACGCCTCGCTGGTCGGCTTCCCGCTCGTGATGGACGCCTACGCGGGCCGCGTGATGGAGGCCGAATATACGGCTAACTCCGCGATCCAGGAGCAGGAGTTCGACGGCCCCGTCACGATGGTGCTGGGCGGGACGAAGGCCGAGGACCTCATCCCCGTCATCGAGCGGGTCGACGACACCGTCGACCGGTTCTGTCTGGGCGGCATCGTCGGCGAACTGTTCCTGCGCGCGGCCGGCCACGACGTCGGCTACGACGTCGAGGGCACCGAGTTCTTCGACCACCAGTGGGAAGATCATCAGGAGACGATCGAACGCGTTCTCGAGGAGTACGGCGACCGACTGCACCTCGCGAGCGACCTCGCCTACGAGGACGACGGCGAGCGCGCCGAGGAGGCCGTCGAGGACATCGAGAAGGAGACGTCCTATCTGGACGTCGGCTCCGACACCGCCGACGAGTACGCCGGCCTCGTCCGCGAGTCGGAGGCCGTCTTCGTCAAGGGCGCGCTGGGCGTCTTCGAGGACGAGCGGTTCGCCGACGGCACCGTCGACGTGCTCTCGGCCATCGCGGAGACCGACTGCTTCTCCGTGATCGGCGGCGGCGACACCTCCCGCTCGATCGAGATGTACGGCCTCGAGGAGGACGACTTCGGGCACGTCTCGGTCGCCGGCGGCGCCTACGTCCGCGCGCTGACCGGCGAGGGGCTGGTCGGCGTCGACGTACTGGAACGCGCGGCCTGA
- a CDS encoding M23 family metallopeptidase, with protein sequence METRHPLSSDPEPESADDPERLSGIRRFVPSPTLIATLGFLSVPGFLYEPLEGLQVFALFFLAGLWPLVAGIGGFVYGAVTRDGGAEADTDAEPDADAAEPTDWIDSGDRGVNARALFSMLVLQFQPILFVTGILQLAGHIPILARYRGDLPSAETHESDVDYRLPLEGTWTVVNGSPDREYSHSWGILTQRYAYDFVITDEDGRTTAGERGPPEEYYCFGEPILAPADGVVVSTRNDHRDYHRTNGWMDPLQRSILGNHVVIDHENGEYSVLAHLQQGSVAVEPGERVERGQQIARCGNSGNTTEPHLHFHLQDRSSFFLGMGLPIRFDDVRTDHPRTGPETHDEVYVHAGQRVAHVGE encoded by the coding sequence ATGGAGACGCGCCACCCGCTCTCTTCCGATCCCGAGCCCGAATCCGCGGACGATCCGGAGCGACTCTCCGGCATCCGCCGGTTCGTTCCGAGTCCGACGTTGATCGCCACCCTCGGGTTCCTCTCGGTGCCCGGGTTTCTGTACGAACCGCTCGAGGGGCTGCAAGTATTCGCACTCTTTTTCCTGGCCGGACTGTGGCCGCTCGTCGCCGGAATTGGCGGGTTCGTCTACGGGGCGGTGACGCGCGACGGCGGGGCCGAGGCCGACACTGACGCCGAACCCGACGCCGACGCAGCGGAGCCGACCGACTGGATCGATTCGGGCGACCGGGGCGTCAACGCCCGCGCCCTTTTTTCGATGCTCGTCCTGCAGTTTCAGCCGATCCTCTTCGTCACGGGAATCCTCCAGCTGGCCGGCCACATCCCGATCCTCGCTCGCTACCGGGGCGACCTGCCGTCGGCCGAGACCCACGAGAGCGACGTCGACTACCGGCTCCCGCTTGAGGGGACCTGGACCGTCGTCAACGGCAGTCCGGACCGCGAGTACTCCCACTCGTGGGGAATCCTCACCCAGCGGTACGCCTACGATTTCGTGATTACCGACGAGGACGGTCGGACGACCGCGGGCGAGCGCGGGCCGCCCGAGGAGTACTACTGCTTCGGCGAGCCGATCCTCGCGCCGGCCGACGGCGTCGTGGTCAGCACCCGGAACGACCACCGCGACTACCACCGGACGAACGGGTGGATGGATCCGCTCCAGCGCTCCATTCTCGGCAATCACGTCGTTATCGACCACGAGAACGGTGAGTACAGCGTGCTGGCGCACCTCCAGCAGGGCAGCGTCGCCGTCGAACCCGGCGAGCGCGTGGAGCGCGGCCAGCAAATCGCCCGCTGCGGCAACTCCGGAAACACGACCGAACCCCACCTTCACTTCCACCTGCAGGATCGATCGTCGTTCTTCCTCGGGATGGGGCTCCCGATCCGGTTCGACGACGTCCGCACCGACCACCCGCGGACCGGCCCCGAAACGCACGACGAGGTGTACGTCCACGCGGGCCAGCGGGTGGCACACGTCGGCGAGTGA
- a CDS encoding DUF7351 domain-containing protein, with protein MPDTLNEDERESGSDLEPADAFAALGNPIRVEILRAFLERAQAEGESAEPVVRFSTLRKTVGIRDSGQFRYHLEQLRGQFIEKCDGDGADAGGYRLTYAGSEVINAIIAGTYTDSERRGPAALESACGRCGTAARASYRDGVLEVTCENDHPLFLWALPPNAAADASLEEIVDLATTLAVQSYELVADGTCSECYSPVEPGIRLLEGCDTETDTDDDATPTTVDGRSVRFTARCDACGAGWDAPVGFVLFTHPRVESLYHRRGRPIRSQYWWDLEVVSGDGEVAILEADDEPQRVRLTVDVGDAQVRATIDDTAQVVALEIDRSATDE; from the coding sequence ATGCCCGACACGCTGAACGAGGACGAACGCGAGTCAGGGTCCGACCTCGAGCCCGCCGACGCCTTCGCCGCGCTCGGGAATCCGATCCGCGTCGAGATTCTGCGCGCGTTTCTCGAGCGCGCGCAGGCGGAGGGAGAGTCCGCCGAGCCGGTCGTCCGGTTCTCGACGCTGCGAAAGACCGTCGGGATCAGGGACTCGGGGCAGTTCCGATACCATCTCGAGCAGCTTCGGGGGCAGTTCATCGAGAAGTGCGACGGGGACGGCGCGGACGCCGGCGGCTACCGACTCACGTACGCCGGCTCGGAGGTGATCAACGCGATCATCGCCGGCACCTACACGGACAGCGAACGGCGCGGCCCCGCTGCCCTCGAGAGCGCCTGCGGCCGCTGCGGGACGGCCGCCCGCGCGAGCTATCGGGACGGCGTACTCGAGGTGACCTGCGAGAACGACCACCCGCTGTTCCTCTGGGCGCTCCCGCCGAACGCGGCGGCCGACGCCTCGCTCGAGGAGATCGTCGACTTGGCGACGACGCTCGCCGTCCAGTCGTACGAACTCGTCGCCGACGGAACCTGCTCGGAGTGTTACTCGCCGGTCGAGCCGGGGATTCGGCTGCTCGAGGGGTGCGACACGGAGACGGACACGGACGACGACGCCACCCCTACCACCGTCGACGGCCGATCCGTTCGCTTCACCGCGCGCTGCGACGCCTGCGGCGCCGGGTGGGACGCCCCGGTCGGCTTCGTCCTGTTCACCCATCCGCGGGTCGAGTCCCTTTATCACCGACGGGGACGGCCGATCCGCAGCCAGTACTGGTGGGACCTCGAGGTCGTCAGCGGCGACGGGGAGGTTGCGATTCTCGAGGCCGACGACGAGCCACAGCGCGTCCGATTGACCGTCGACGTCGGCGACGCACAGGTTCGCGCGACGATCGACGACACGGCGCAGGTCGTCGCCCTCGAGATCGACCGGTCTGCGACGGACGAGTGA